In one window of Nitrospira sp. DNA:
- the pdhA gene encoding pyruvate dehydrogenase (acetyl-transferring) E1 component subunit alpha has translation MTPSLTRERGLELLRHMIRIRRFEERTAELYQLGKIHGFLHLYIGEEAVAAGSIPSFTNEDAIVATYREHGHALVRGTSMRQLMAELYGKAAGCARGRGGSMHFFDASRRFYGGLAIVAGGLPVAVGLALADKMQGRKRVTGCYFGDGAVAEGEFHESLNLAALWKLPVLFLCENNLYAMGTALARHQSQPDIAAKAKAYAMGADTVDGMDVLAVEAATGRAVELIRSGNGPYFLEYRTYRFRAHSMYDAELYRTKDEVSEWKRRDPIATFEQALRQARLLRDEDLQQLEVAIATEIEEAVAFAEAAPWEPIEDLNKDVCTDVRRTT, from the coding sequence ATGACACCCTCCTTGACACGCGAACGAGGCCTAGAGCTGTTGCGACACATGATACGGATCCGACGCTTTGAGGAACGGACCGCGGAACTGTATCAGCTCGGAAAGATCCACGGCTTTCTCCATCTGTACATCGGTGAAGAGGCCGTGGCTGCCGGCTCCATCCCGTCGTTCACCAACGAGGACGCGATCGTCGCCACCTATCGGGAACATGGCCATGCGCTGGTCCGCGGCACATCGATGAGGCAGCTGATGGCAGAGCTGTATGGGAAAGCCGCCGGTTGCGCGCGCGGACGCGGAGGCTCGATGCATTTCTTCGATGCCTCCCGGCGGTTTTACGGAGGCCTGGCCATCGTGGCCGGTGGATTACCCGTGGCCGTCGGCCTGGCCCTCGCCGACAAGATGCAAGGTCGCAAGCGTGTCACTGGCTGCTACTTCGGCGACGGCGCGGTGGCGGAGGGCGAGTTTCACGAATCCCTCAACCTGGCCGCCTTGTGGAAACTCCCGGTGTTGTTTCTCTGTGAAAATAACCTCTATGCGATGGGTACTGCCCTGGCCCGCCATCAATCGCAACCCGATATTGCCGCCAAGGCGAAGGCCTATGCGATGGGCGCCGACACAGTCGACGGTATGGACGTGCTGGCGGTTGAGGCCGCGACCGGTCGCGCAGTGGAGCTGATCAGAAGCGGCAACGGTCCCTACTTCCTTGAATACCGGACCTATCGCTTTCGCGCCCATTCCATGTACGACGCCGAGCTGTATCGGACCAAGGACGAGGTCAGCGAATGGAAGCGTCGGGACCCGATTGCGACGTTCGAACAGGCCCTTCGTCAGGCCCGATTGCTGCGCGACGAAGATCTCCAACAGTTAGAGGTTGCGATCGCGACTGAGATCGAGGAAGCCGTGGCCTTCGCCGAAGCGGCCCCCTGGGAGCCGATTGAGGATCTCAACAAGGATGTGTGCACGGATGTGAGACGTACGACGTGA
- a CDS encoding acyl carrier protein, whose amino-acid sequence MSTPSSEDETRSQVLRLLGEIAPEADTTSLRPDVSFRDQLDLDSMDFLNFVVALHKEFHIEIPEADYPKYMTLNGCLTQLSAARS is encoded by the coding sequence ATGAGCACGCCATCGTCGGAAGACGAAACGCGCAGCCAGGTCCTTCGTCTTCTCGGTGAGATCGCACCGGAAGCGGATACAACCTCCCTACGCCCGGATGTCAGCTTCCGCGACCAACTCGACCTCGACTCGATGGACTTCCTCAACTTCGTGGTGGCGCTTCACAAGGAGTTCCATATCGAGATTCCTGAAGCCGACTACCCCAAATACATGACCTTGAACGGCTGTCTTACCCAACTCTCCGCCGCGCGATCATGA
- a CDS encoding nucleotidyltransferase domain-containing protein, producing the protein MRDAATSSTDACILKVVVGSHAHGLAGPESDKDYRSVFVLPTAELFRVGFKYQGTRMMKEEADETSWEIGHFLQLALQGHPLVLETLVAPVVTMDDWGAELRQLFPRLWSAQAAYESFLNYCDNQRKKMLEKKDGRPAKYAAAYVRVLFNLCELLERGTFSIRISETPVGEAVARIKAGHFRPGEVIDMGEHWTAEAARRLRTCSQQARPELADAFLLKVRKAFLT; encoded by the coding sequence ATGAGAGACGCAGCTACGTCGTCGACCGATGCCTGCATTTTGAAAGTGGTGGTCGGTTCGCACGCCCACGGCCTGGCCGGTCCCGAAAGCGACAAGGACTACCGCAGTGTCTTCGTCCTGCCCACCGCCGAACTGTTTCGTGTCGGGTTTAAGTATCAGGGCACGAGGATGATGAAGGAGGAAGCGGACGAAACGTCCTGGGAGATCGGGCACTTTCTCCAATTGGCCCTGCAGGGTCATCCCCTGGTGCTCGAAACACTGGTGGCGCCGGTGGTGACGATGGATGATTGGGGCGCGGAGCTACGCCAACTCTTTCCGCGTCTCTGGTCGGCGCAGGCGGCCTATGAGTCGTTCCTCAACTACTGCGACAACCAGCGCAAGAAAATGTTGGAGAAAAAGGATGGACGGCCCGCCAAATACGCGGCGGCCTATGTGCGGGTGCTCTTCAACCTCTGTGAATTGTTGGAACGGGGGACGTTCAGCATCAGAATTTCGGAAACCCCGGTGGGTGAAGCCGTGGCCAGGATCAAAGCCGGGCACTTTCGCCCCGGCGAGGTCATCGACATGGGAGAACACTGGACCGCAGAAGCGGCGCGGCGACTCCGCACCTGCTCCCAACAGGCCCGTCCGGAACTGGCCGATGCCTTCCTCCTCAAGGTTCGAAAGGCTTTTCTGACATAG
- a CDS encoding ATPase: MNKQTEGGHAARRDRFVQEGQHDTYKMPGKLKEPTVCKTCGALFHKGRWTWGPKPAGADEIVCPACLRIEDKNPKGFVTLKGAYKDQHRDQVMGLIHNAEAQEKKEYPLARIMTIENRAEGLVVLTTDTHLPRRIGEALKHAHHGELELQYDKDEDFIRVTWVG; the protein is encoded by the coding sequence ATGAACAAACAAACTGAAGGCGGCCACGCCGCGCGCCGCGATCGATTCGTGCAGGAAGGTCAACACGACACCTACAAGATGCCGGGGAAGTTGAAGGAGCCCACGGTCTGCAAGACCTGCGGGGCGCTGTTCCATAAGGGGCGCTGGACCTGGGGACCCAAACCGGCGGGGGCCGATGAGATCGTCTGTCCGGCTTGTCTGCGCATCGAAGACAAAAACCCGAAAGGGTTCGTCACGCTCAAGGGAGCCTACAAAGACCAGCACCGGGACCAAGTCATGGGCCTGATCCATAACGCCGAGGCGCAGGAAAAAAAGGAATACCCGCTGGCCCGCATCATGACGATCGAGAACCGGGCAGAGGGGCTTGTCGTTCTCACGACCGATACCCACTTACCGAGACGAATCGGCGAAGCGCTGAAACATGCGCATCACGGCGAATTGGAACTGCAATACGATAAGGATGAAGATTTTATCCGCGTCACCTGGGTCGGGTAG
- a CDS encoding Hsp20/alpha crystallin family protein gives MSGLTRWEPFRRQLNPWRELEDMEQRLSALWGRTPTKAEGQKESISVAEWSPLVDITEDDKEYLIKAELPEVKKEDVKLTVQDNVLAISGERKYEKEEKDKKYHRVERAYGSFLRSFTLPEDADGSKVAAEYKDGVLKVHLPKSEKAKPKSIDVKVS, from the coding sequence ATGAGTGGACTCACCCGTTGGGAACCATTTCGGAGACAGTTGAATCCATGGCGGGAACTTGAGGACATGGAACAGCGCTTGTCCGCCCTCTGGGGTCGGACACCGACCAAAGCGGAAGGCCAGAAGGAGTCGATTTCGGTCGCGGAATGGTCTCCCTTGGTCGACATCACCGAAGACGACAAGGAATATCTGATCAAGGCGGAACTGCCCGAGGTCAAGAAGGAAGACGTGAAACTCACGGTGCAGGACAATGTGCTCGCGATCTCCGGCGAGCGCAAATACGAGAAGGAAGAAAAAGACAAGAAATATCATCGCGTAGAACGCGCGTACGGCAGCTTCTTGCGCAGCTTCACCCTGCCGGAAGATGCCGACGGCAGCAAGGTCGCGGCGGAATACAAAGACGGCGTCCTCAAAGTGCATCTCCCGAAATCGGAGAAAGCCAAGCCGAAATCGATCGACGTGAAGGTGTCCTAA
- a CDS encoding nuclear transport factor 2 family protein — protein MGGGERTWDRWSRFLIGGLLMVTLTWSPATAEMQLLPGAAADLDQATVDHVLATFRQAEQALRAGDVDGIMALYSEQYNYHGLKKADMRKVWINLFDEFRELSDTHHFSRMIRVGSGSKTIIEVTCTGSLSGLSKTGGLRVPIDSWYEEVHYMTLDDGQWRIRGNVGDSPRFMPFGTSPHPLF, from the coding sequence ATGGGTGGAGGGGAACGGACGTGGGATCGATGGAGCAGGTTTCTCATCGGCGGACTTCTGATGGTCACCCTGACATGGTCTCCGGCAACCGCCGAGATGCAGCTCCTTCCCGGAGCGGCAGCAGACCTCGATCAGGCCACCGTCGATCACGTGCTGGCAACCTTCAGGCAAGCCGAACAGGCGCTTCGTGCCGGCGACGTGGACGGCATCATGGCCCTGTATTCGGAGCAGTACAATTATCACGGACTGAAGAAGGCCGACATGCGGAAGGTCTGGATCAACCTGTTCGACGAATTCCGGGAACTGTCCGATACCCATCACTTTTCCCGGATGATCAGAGTCGGATCCGGCTCCAAGACCATCATCGAGGTCACCTGTACAGGTAGTTTGTCGGGCCTGTCGAAAACCGGCGGGTTACGTGTGCCGATCGACAGTTGGTATGAAGAAGTGCACTACATGACGCTCGATGACGGGCAGTGGCGCATTCGCGGCAACGTCGGCGATTCCCCGCGGTTCATGCCATTCGGCACGTCACCGCACCCGTTGTTCTAG
- a CDS encoding cytochrome c: MKTFSILSAVCLVILGSTWATAQTNRGNPRDGQAIYEKQCLRCHGDKLDGAGPDGQYLIVRPANFQSVNSRAKTDWELLITIANGALFSPMHGYRGKLTDQQMLDVLSYIRSVATPDFVS, translated from the coding sequence ATGAAAACGTTCAGCATTCTTTCTGCCGTTTGCCTCGTCATCCTGGGCAGCACCTGGGCCACCGCACAAACCAACCGGGGCAATCCGCGCGACGGACAGGCCATTTATGAAAAACAATGTCTGCGTTGCCACGGAGACAAACTGGACGGGGCCGGGCCCGACGGCCAATACCTGATTGTGAGGCCCGCGAATTTTCAATCCGTCAACTCGCGCGCCAAAACCGATTGGGAACTGCTGATCACGATCGCGAACGGAGCGCTCTTCAGCCCCATGCATGGGTATCGAGGCAAACTGACCGACCAACAGATGCTGGACGTCTTGTCCTATATCCGATCGGTCGCAACACCGGACTTCGTCAGCTAG
- a CDS encoding 2-oxo acid dehydrogenase subunit E2, which yields MAEFLMPTLGADMTDGTLVQWKKKEGDRITKGEIIAEVDTEKAAIDVESHFTGIIERLITRPGDKIPVGTVMAIIREEGRPTASVASPRTVAVPPAPPPPAPRTESGAVAPSQAGRLRISPAAKKLATERGIDANTLQGTGPEGAITLDDIERATTATADIAKPVGAADRQARMRQTIAAAMARSKREIPHYYLSTTIDMGRAITWLKDSNEQRPVTERLLYGVLLIKAVAFALRRVPELNALWKDGEASRSERIHIGTAISLRQGGLVAPALHDADRLSLSELMQNFQDLVKRARAGSLRSSELSDPTITVTSLGEQGVETVFGVIYPPQVALVGFGKVVERPWVADGLVVPRPVLMASLSADHRVTDGHRGGLFLAEIDRLLQEPQSL from the coding sequence ATGGCTGAATTCCTGATGCCGACACTCGGCGCCGACATGACCGACGGCACCTTGGTGCAGTGGAAAAAGAAAGAAGGCGACCGCATCACCAAGGGCGAGATCATCGCGGAGGTCGATACGGAAAAGGCCGCCATCGACGTCGAATCCCATTTCACAGGCATCATCGAGCGACTCATCACCAGACCGGGCGACAAGATCCCGGTCGGCACGGTCATGGCGATCATTCGCGAAGAGGGACGACCGACGGCAAGTGTCGCTTCTCCCCGGACGGTCGCCGTTCCACCGGCCCCCCCTCCGCCCGCCCCTCGAACGGAGAGCGGAGCCGTTGCGCCGTCTCAGGCGGGGCGATTGCGGATTTCACCAGCGGCGAAAAAACTGGCCACCGAGCGAGGCATCGACGCAAACACGTTGCAGGGAACCGGCCCGGAAGGAGCCATCACCCTCGACGATATTGAGCGAGCCACCACGGCGACGGCGGACATCGCCAAACCGGTCGGTGCCGCCGACCGCCAGGCACGCATGCGGCAAACCATCGCCGCAGCCATGGCCCGATCCAAACGCGAGATCCCCCACTATTACCTCAGCACCACCATCGACATGGGCCGGGCAATCACCTGGCTGAAGGACTCGAACGAGCAGCGTCCGGTCACAGAGCGTCTTCTCTACGGTGTCTTGCTGATCAAAGCGGTCGCCTTCGCACTGCGTCGGGTTCCCGAACTCAACGCGCTGTGGAAGGACGGCGAGGCCAGCCGAAGCGAACGGATTCATATCGGCACCGCCATTTCTCTCCGCCAGGGTGGACTGGTCGCGCCGGCGTTGCACGACGCCGACCGGCTGAGCCTCAGCGAATTGATGCAGAACTTTCAAGACCTGGTGAAGCGCGCCCGGGCCGGTTCGTTACGGAGCTCGGAACTGTCCGACCCGACCATTACCGTCACGAGTCTGGGGGAACAGGGAGTGGAAACTGTGTTCGGAGTCATTTATCCTCCCCAAGTCGCGCTGGTCGGATTCGGCAAAGTCGTCGAACGCCCCTGGGTTGCCGATGGCCTGGTTGTGCCGAGGCCGGTTCTCATGGCGTCGCTCTCCGCCGACCACCGCGTCACGGACGGCCACCGTGGAGGATTGTTCCTGGCTGAGATCGATCGCTTGTTACAGGAGCCCCAATCATTATGA
- a CDS encoding universal stress protein has product MRALIALDWSEQAFAAVREVSYLYDLHEVILVHGIDLGMFQYPIVAEVSNMQGYDEFRKAMEKAGEQLLDHTSTLLPSEGLAVTRVCEFGKPASLILDKARETHADLIVIGARGRGRVGEFVLGSVSHRVALHADCTTLIVKEREGPVKRVTVAVEGHEDGARIKAWLLSHPFKNPVDLTIVSVVRQIPSTDPFSLFPLQDWTGIAVRSAEDLVKNLAASVMNHRYTVGTQVTVGDPTDILTERAKSADLLVIGSHGRKGLERFLLGSISHALLHHVPCPVLIVR; this is encoded by the coding sequence ATGCGTGCCCTGATCGCACTCGACTGGTCGGAACAGGCGTTCGCAGCCGTTCGTGAAGTTTCCTATCTGTACGATCTGCACGAGGTCATCCTGGTGCATGGGATCGACTTGGGCATGTTTCAGTATCCGATCGTCGCAGAAGTGAGCAACATGCAGGGGTACGACGAATTCCGGAAGGCCATGGAGAAAGCGGGAGAACAGTTGCTCGACCACACCTCCACCCTGCTGCCCTCCGAGGGCCTCGCCGTCACACGGGTGTGCGAATTCGGCAAACCGGCCTCGCTGATTCTAGACAAGGCGCGGGAAACGCATGCAGACCTGATCGTGATCGGTGCGCGCGGGCGGGGACGCGTCGGCGAATTCGTCCTCGGCAGCGTCTCCCATCGCGTCGCACTCCATGCAGACTGCACGACCTTGATCGTGAAGGAGCGCGAGGGGCCGGTCAAGCGCGTGACGGTCGCCGTCGAAGGACATGAGGATGGCGCCCGGATCAAGGCCTGGCTCCTCAGCCATCCGTTCAAGAATCCGGTCGATCTCACTATCGTGAGCGTCGTACGGCAGATTCCGTCCACCGATCCATTCAGCCTGTTTCCGCTGCAGGATTGGACCGGGATCGCCGTACGCTCGGCCGAAGACCTGGTGAAGAATTTGGCCGCCTCGGTCATGAATCACCGCTATACGGTCGGCACCCAGGTGACCGTCGGCGATCCGACCGACATCCTGACGGAGCGCGCCAAGTCGGCGGATCTTCTGGTCATCGGTTCCCATGGACGCAAGGGGCTGGAGCGATTTCTCCTGGGAAGCATCTCCCACGCCCTCCTGCACCACGTGCCCTGTCCGGTCTTGATCGTCCGATGA
- a CDS encoding alpha-ketoacid dehydrogenase subunit beta, with protein MTKITYREAVRAGLREALQRDPRVFLMGEDVGKYGGTYACSKGLLDEFGPERIRDTPLSESTFVGAGIGAALGGMRPIVEVMTVNFSLLALDQILNNAATLRHMSGGQFNVPLVVRMATGAGRQVAAQHSHSLEGWYAHIPGITVLTPATVTDARGMLLTALQEPDPVFIFEHAYLYSMEGELEESHPVVDISRAAVRRPGKDVSLITFGGSLWKALAAATQLAQEGIEAEVVDLRVLRPLDIGTILTSVRKTHRAVVIDEAWRTGSFAAEVSAQIMEGAFYDLDAPVARVCSEEVPIPYPKHLEEAALPQPDKIVKAVRRLLG; from the coding sequence ATGACCAAAATCACCTACAGAGAAGCCGTTCGGGCGGGATTGCGGGAAGCGCTCCAGCGCGACCCTCGTGTGTTCCTCATGGGGGAGGATGTCGGAAAGTACGGGGGCACCTATGCCTGCAGCAAAGGATTGCTCGACGAGTTCGGCCCGGAACGCATTCGTGATACGCCGCTATCGGAAAGCACCTTCGTGGGCGCCGGCATCGGCGCGGCCCTGGGCGGCATGCGTCCGATTGTGGAAGTGATGACGGTGAATTTCAGCCTGCTGGCACTCGATCAAATTCTTAACAACGCGGCAACGCTCCGGCACATGTCCGGCGGTCAGTTCAACGTGCCGCTGGTCGTTCGAATGGCTACCGGCGCCGGCCGCCAGGTGGCGGCGCAACATTCGCACAGCCTGGAAGGCTGGTATGCGCACATTCCCGGCATCACGGTCCTGACGCCCGCCACTGTGACGGATGCGCGGGGGATGTTGCTCACCGCGCTCCAGGAGCCGGACCCGGTGTTTATTTTCGAACATGCGTATCTCTATTCCATGGAAGGCGAATTGGAGGAAAGCCATCCGGTAGTCGATATTTCCCGCGCTGCGGTGCGCCGACCCGGAAAAGACGTGAGCCTCATCACATTCGGGGGTAGCCTCTGGAAGGCGTTGGCCGCTGCCACACAATTGGCTCAAGAGGGCATCGAAGCGGAGGTCGTGGACCTGCGTGTCCTGCGTCCTCTCGATATCGGCACCATCCTCACCTCCGTTCGAAAAACTCACCGGGCGGTGGTTATCGACGAGGCCTGGCGCACGGGAAGCTTCGCCGCCGAAGTCTCCGCGCAGATCATGGAGGGTGCGTTTTACGATTTGGATGCCCCGGTTGCACGGGTCTGCAGCGAAGAAGTCCCAATTCCCTATCCGAAACATCTGGAAGAGGCGGCGCTGCCGCAGCCGGACAAGATCGTGAAGGCGGTTCGCAGGTTGCTGGGATAA
- a CDS encoding phosphoribosyltransferase, giving the protein MFKNREEAGELLAQELIPFRSDPTAILLALPRGGVAVAYQLSLALHLPLDVLITRKIGAPGNPEYALGAVSETGAVYWNREALVGLSLTERQLSAAVQAQQKEVTRRVALYRQGRPFPDLKDRTVILVDDGLATGATFFASVATARQGNPRRVIGAIPVGPHSTVEEARKLVDQLIVLRVPDPFYAVGNFYRDFEQVEDREVLQYLNLAEEASINRS; this is encoded by the coding sequence ATGTTCAAGAACCGTGAAGAAGCCGGAGAACTCCTCGCACAGGAATTGATCCCCTTTCGCAGCGATCCCACCGCCATTCTCCTCGCGTTGCCGCGCGGAGGAGTGGCAGTGGCCTATCAATTGAGCCTGGCCCTGCATCTGCCGCTTGATGTGCTCATTACGCGAAAAATCGGCGCGCCCGGTAATCCTGAATATGCCCTGGGAGCCGTCAGCGAAACAGGCGCCGTCTATTGGAATCGAGAGGCGCTCGTCGGCTTGTCGCTCACAGAACGACAACTTTCAGCCGCCGTGCAGGCGCAGCAAAAGGAAGTCACCAGGCGTGTCGCCCTGTACCGGCAGGGACGCCCGTTCCCCGACCTGAAGGACCGGACCGTGATTCTCGTCGATGACGGTCTCGCTACAGGCGCGACGTTCTTTGCCTCCGTTGCGACCGCCCGCCAGGGAAACCCGCGTCGCGTGATCGGGGCCATTCCGGTGGGCCCGCACTCGACCGTGGAGGAGGCGCGAAAACTGGTCGACCAATTGATCGTGCTGCGGGTACCGGATCCGTTTTATGCCGTCGGTAACTTCTATCGGGACTTCGAACAGGTCGAAGACCGTGAGGTGCTGCAATATCTCAACCTGGCGGAAGAAGCGTCTATCAACCGATCGTAA